From a single Nostoc edaphicum CCNP1411 genomic region:
- a CDS encoding RNA polymerase sigma factor SigF — protein MPTTVTTELKHEIWQLLREYQQSPSENIRNQLVKLNFGLVRKEAHYWTNQCHETYDDLLQVGCLGLIRAIERFELSKGHAFSSYALPYIRGEIQHYLRDKGVTVRIPRRWLALQQQAIGISRSWREKHNRQPTDSELAAALEISPNEWQEIKLAWVNRAPLSLDVPIQDGEEGSTCLGELVPDPHYRSFQLAQEDQLRLQQALVQLEKRTRDVLECVFLQDLTQKQVAEHLGISVVTVSRRVKKGLDLMKELMGVAED, from the coding sequence ATGCCTACCACAGTCACCACTGAACTAAAACACGAAATTTGGCAGTTGTTGCGAGAATATCAGCAATCTCCGTCAGAAAATATCCGTAATCAACTGGTAAAACTCAATTTTGGACTTGTGAGAAAAGAAGCTCACTACTGGACAAATCAATGTCATGAAACCTACGATGATTTGCTCCAGGTTGGATGTTTGGGTTTAATCAGAGCTATTGAAAGATTTGAACTTTCCAAGGGACATGCCTTCAGTTCCTATGCTCTTCCTTATATTCGGGGTGAAATTCAACACTATCTTCGAGATAAAGGCGTCACCGTGCGAATTCCTCGGAGATGGTTAGCACTCCAACAGCAAGCAATAGGAATATCACGTTCTTGGCGTGAAAAACATAATCGCCAACCAACCGACTCGGAATTAGCAGCAGCACTAGAAATTTCTCCAAATGAATGGCAAGAAATTAAATTAGCATGGGTCAATCGCGCTCCCTTGAGTCTCGATGTGCCAATCCAAGATGGAGAAGAAGGTTCTACCTGCTTGGGAGAATTGGTTCCAGATCCTCACTATCGCAGCTTTCAACTGGCACAAGAAGACCAACTTCGCTTACAACAAGCATTGGTTCAGCTAGAAAAACGCACCCGCGATGTGTTGGAATGTGTGTTTTTGCAAGATTTAACCCAAAAACAAGTTGCAGAACATCTGGGTATCAGTGTAGTTACGGTTTCCCGTAGAGTCAAGAAAGGCTTGGATTTGATGAAAGAGCTTATGGGTGTGGCTGAGGACTAA
- a CDS encoding photosystem II manganese-stabilizing polypeptide, with the protein MRYRALIVAFLALCLGLITACSDAPASSSGRDVLTYDQIRGTGLANKCPQLAETSRGSIPIDSSQSYAIKELCLEPTSFFIKEEPANKRQEAEFVAGKLLTRYTSTIDQVQGDLKINSDNSLTFTETDGLDFQAITVQLPGGERVPFLFTIKNLVAQSQPSLTSINTSTDFEGTFKVPSYRGAAFLDPKGRGVVSGYDNAVALPAQADDEELTRTNVKRAENLNGKISLQIAKIDSSSGEIAGTFESEQPSDTDLGAGEPKEVKIRGLFYGRVEPTRG; encoded by the coding sequence ATGAGGTATCGCGCTTTAATTGTTGCATTCTTGGCTTTGTGCCTGGGGCTAATAACTGCTTGTAGTGATGCTCCTGCTAGTAGTAGTGGTAGAGATGTACTTACTTACGATCAAATTCGCGGCACTGGCTTGGCTAATAAATGCCCCCAACTAGCAGAAACAAGCCGTGGTTCCATTCCCATTGATTCTAGCCAGTCTTATGCCATCAAAGAACTTTGCTTAGAGCCAACTAGCTTCTTCATCAAAGAAGAACCTGCTAATAAACGGCAAGAAGCAGAATTTGTTGCTGGCAAATTATTGACCAGATATACTTCCACCATTGACCAAGTGCAAGGTGATCTAAAAATCAACTCAGATAATAGCTTGACCTTTACGGAAACTGATGGTCTTGATTTCCAAGCCATCACTGTGCAGCTTCCTGGTGGTGAGCGAGTACCTTTCCTCTTCACCATCAAAAACTTGGTTGCTCAAAGCCAACCCAGTTTGACCAGTATTAACACCTCTACGGACTTTGAAGGCACCTTCAAAGTTCCTTCCTATCGTGGTGCTGCCTTCCTAGATCCTAAAGGTCGTGGTGTCGTCAGTGGCTACGATAATGCCGTAGCACTCCCCGCCCAAGCAGATGATGAAGAACTTACCCGCACTAACGTCAAGCGTGCTGAAAATCTCAATGGCAAGATTTCTCTGCAAATCGCTAAAATAGACAGCTCTAGCGGTGAAATTGCTGGTACTTTCGAGAGCGAACAGCCATCTGATACAGATTTAGGTGCTGGCGAACCTAAAGAAGTTAAGATTCGCGGTCTATTTTATGGACGGGTTGAACCTACTCGTGGCTAA